One segment of Agromyces albus DNA contains the following:
- a CDS encoding malate:quinone oxidoreductase, with amino-acid sequence MTSEESVDVVLIGGGIMSATLGSLISQLQPDWSIRVYERLGEVAQESSNAWNNAGTGHAALCELNYMPEAPDGTVSAAKAVSINEQFQISRQYWAYLVATGALPEPHNFINSTPHMTFVKGKANIEYLKKRVEALRNEPLFPDLEYTEDLERIAQWTPLLAKKRNPKQKVAATRVASGTDVDFGALTKYLFADMERRGATVQTNHQVTWLKRQKDGRWKLRVRHLVGQTPKITYARFVFVGAGGGALALLQHSGIPEIRGFGGFPISGQFLRTTNPKVVAQHQAKVYGKAAVGAPPMSVPHLDTRVVDGESALLFGPYAGFTPKFLKSSTWFDLPFSIRLHNLGPMLQVGLKNFDLVKYLVSELLASRQKKMAALREFMPTAKDRDWELITAGQRVQVMKKDPEKGGVLQFGTELITGADGTIAGLLGASPGASTAAPIMLDVLARCFPDRFLGWEPKLRQMIPSFGRQLSAEPAVAEASLTETAKLLELTA; translated from the coding sequence GTGACTTCAGAGGAATCCGTCGACGTCGTGCTCATCGGTGGTGGCATCATGAGTGCCACGCTCGGCTCCCTCATCTCGCAGCTGCAGCCCGACTGGAGCATCCGCGTCTACGAGCGCCTGGGCGAGGTGGCCCAAGAGAGCTCGAACGCCTGGAACAACGCCGGCACGGGCCACGCCGCGCTCTGCGAGCTGAACTACATGCCCGAGGCGCCCGATGGCACGGTGAGCGCGGCCAAGGCCGTCTCGATCAACGAGCAGTTCCAGATCAGCCGGCAGTACTGGGCGTACCTCGTCGCGACCGGGGCGCTGCCCGAGCCGCACAACTTCATCAACTCGACCCCGCACATGACGTTCGTCAAGGGCAAGGCGAACATCGAGTACCTGAAGAAGCGCGTCGAGGCGCTGCGGAACGAGCCGCTCTTCCCCGACCTGGAGTACACCGAAGACCTCGAGCGTATCGCCCAGTGGACCCCGCTCCTCGCGAAGAAGCGCAACCCCAAGCAGAAGGTCGCCGCCACCCGCGTGGCCTCGGGCACCGACGTCGACTTCGGTGCACTCACGAAATACCTCTTCGCCGACATGGAGCGTCGCGGCGCGACCGTGCAGACGAACCACCAGGTCACCTGGCTCAAGCGCCAGAAAGACGGCCGATGGAAGCTCCGCGTGCGGCACCTCGTGGGCCAGACGCCGAAGATCACCTACGCCAGGTTCGTGTTCGTCGGCGCGGGCGGCGGCGCGCTCGCGTTGCTCCAGCACTCCGGCATCCCCGAGATCAGGGGCTTCGGCGGCTTCCCGATCTCAGGTCAGTTCCTCCGCACCACGAACCCGAAGGTCGTGGCGCAGCACCAGGCGAAGGTCTACGGCAAGGCCGCCGTCGGTGCGCCGCCGATGTCGGTGCCGCACCTCGACACCCGCGTCGTCGACGGCGAATCCGCACTGCTCTTCGGCCCCTACGCCGGGTTCACGCCGAAGTTCCTGAAATCGAGCACCTGGTTCGACCTGCCGTTCTCGATCCGGCTGCACAACCTCGGCCCGATGCTGCAGGTCGGGCTCAAGAACTTCGACCTTGTGAAGTACCTCGTCTCCGAGCTGCTCGCCTCGCGCCAGAAGAAGATGGCCGCCCTTCGCGAGTTCATGCCGACTGCGAAAGACCGCGACTGGGAGCTCATCACCGCCGGCCAGCGAGTGCAGGTCATGAAGAAAGATCCGGAGAAGGGCGGGGTGCTCCAGTTCGGCACCGAGCTCATCACCGGCGCCGACGGCACGATCGCGGGGCTCCTCGGCGCTTCGCCGGGGGCGTCGACGGCCGCGCCGATCATGCTCGATGTGCTCGCCCGCTGCTTCCCCGACCGCTTCCTCGGCTGGGAGCCGAAGCTCCGTCAGATGATCCCGAGCTTCGGCCGGCAGCTGTCGGCCGAGCCCGCCGTCGCCGAAGCATCCCTCACCGAGACCGCGAAGCTGCTCGAGCTCACCGCGTAG